In Vibrio marisflavi CECT 7928, the genomic stretch GAGCAAGAGATAAAATCATATGCAGTGTGTCCTTCGTTGTATGTAGCCAAAACAGCGACCGGCTTTGTCGGAAATGGGATTGGTGTTTACTCATATCTGCCTAAAGAATATAACCATGGACGCATGCAACAAACAATCGTCGCAGAGACTGCGATATATATTGCAGCGAATCCAGAAGATGTTTCTATTAAAAATTCAGTTAATCGCTGGTTAAATGGAGGCAAAAACAGTGGTATTAGTTACAACATCTTGGATGCGGCTGGTAATAAATACGGTAGGAGAATTTATGGGCCGGATTCAGCCAAAACAGATGATGTTGCGAATTCCGTTGTAGCGCAATACCCGTAAATCTATAGTCAAAATAACGTTACTATGTATCGACTAAAAGCCGAGTACACGAGTACTCGGCTTTAATTTTTGGCATGGTTCAAATCAAGTGAACACTTTGGAGTGTAGTCGAAGTGCTTCCCCTAGAGCATCTATTTTTGCAACAGAACCAAGTGATGTCATTGGTAGGATTTAACGGCTTGAGTTATAGTAATAAGTTCCCCCGCAGTAGGTTGGGCGAGGGTGTTCATCTGCTCTAGCTTTTATTAACTCAATCAAAATCCATATAGACTGCCACTAGTGGATGACGAGTTGACAATCCACAGCCTTAGTGGTGAATACTCGATTGCCACTGCAACTGTTTAACTTCTGTTATTTTCCCATTAATTGCTGACTTAGTTTGTTTGTAGAATGACCAACTATTTCTCTCTCGAACCCCAACCACAAGTATTAATTTGTGTTCACACATTCTAGCAACATTTGAAGGAACAACTATAAACTCACAACCTTCTGTGTTACCGGTGCTTTGCCGAATCAGATGTGACAACTGTTCCAGCATATAGGCTTCTTTGACCTGACTTTTTAGTAATACAACAGCACCACCATATGAGTCATTTAGAGTGTACATCAACCGTTTTGATGCGGTGTATAAAGAGATATTGGGACCGCGAACCATATCTGAAATATCACCAGCAGCTGGCATTAGGTGAATCATGGATACACGATTATCAGGCCATTTGATGATGACAACCGTACAACCAGTTTGTGAATCGGTAAGCCATATATTTGGTCCTTGGTCGCTTTCAATTTTTCTAAGTGCGATAGTACGATTAAAATTGGCCAATTCCATTTGCGGGGTGGCAATTACTTGTAACTTTGTATATTTAGTTTTTGCGTTATTTCCCACACTATTTTTTTTCTCATCGCTGAAAGATAGTGTCCAAAATTGAGTTACAACAGACAGGTTTTTTACTGTTTAGTGTGTAACTTTATTCCTCTTCTACAACTACCCTGTTTTATAGAGTGTTTAAGGAGTTAACTGAGTTAAAGTTAACTCCTTGAGCCCTTAATTGCAGCCAAGTTCGCTAGAAAGCCCTCCAACAGAGCCTTTAACCTCAAAGTTATCGTTGGACGGTAGCAATGGCATAAAACTTATCCCACTTCTGGACTCCACTTCATCAACCGTCACTTCACTTAAGCAATAGTTGTAGCTGCGCTCTGCGTCTTGATACATGATGAACGCTGAAGCGTACACACGGTCTTCTCTATTTTCTGCAACCACTTTGAAATAGCCACTTGGGATCGTATGTTCTTTATCCGTTGCAGGAAGGGTAGCGAAATAGTTCTCGTAAAGTGGCCCCGTCACAACGTAAACGTCATGTCCAGTTGCCACAAAGCTACGGACTGCATTTTCCAATTTTGCCCATGGTCCTTGGTTCAAGTTTGATGACTGTGGTGTGATATTGGAAAGGTAGTTCGTCATTGCCCAATCATCAGTATTACTGAACGAAGCCAGTGGCACTTGGTGTCCACGATCAGTATGGATTGTTGCGTAGGCATCTTTGTAGTCATCTGGCTCTAACGTATTTGCTGCATCTAAATCTGGGTCTGTTTTCCAGTAGCGACTTCTCGATGGCCCACTAATCGTATCAGGAGTGATATGGTAGGCAATCCAGTCTGCAAACTTCGTCTGGGCATTATTTTGTAGAGTATAAATAGAGCGGGTGATGGTTTTACCATTTTGAGTGCTCACTGGACAATCCAATAAACAGTTTTCTGCCTGACTGACAGTTGAAAAAGCAAGTCCACTAATGGCGACAAGACCAAGTATTTTAATCTTCATGGTTCATTCCTTGTAACAAAATCATCAAAAATTATTGTAGAGACAACAAATAGATAGCGATGGTGAATGATCGGTTTTTGGCCGTCAAATATTCCGGCTCATTTGTGATGATTCAATATGAAATTTGCAGGAGGGGGCATAAAACAAGAAATCTTCATTGAGGTTTATCGATTATGATATCAATGTGCAGAATTAAACAATATTGCGATAGAAACACCGCTTGCTGAAAATTGAATGGAACCAATGTTGAGCGATTAACCCAAAAACCTGTAAGAGATCTCTTACAAATGGGTAAGTATTTCAATGTTATTTGTGTATGTTAAACAAGCTATACACCTATAAGGCACTGTTAGTTAAGTACATTTAAGAAATGTGACGTGTATTTTAAATCTTAATTTCAGTTTTCGTATTGTTCAGAATTTCAAAATCCGTAATCTTAAAGGTGTCGGCAGGACGCAGACATGGATGGACATGTGCTGGATGCACCTCACTAGGATGGTGAAATAGCAAAGGCAAATGGACAGCTTCAAGGATTGATTGCCTATCAGGATGATAGCAAGGACACCACTTAGGGATTAAGTGAAGAGAGTTAGCAGGGAAGGCTAACGGGCAGGATTGCCAAAGGACACCGCTAGGATGGCGATGATAAGGAATGAGCTGAAGGAATCGGCCAACTATCAAGGATTAGATGCAGGGAGCATCGATTAGTAGCGGGATTGCTGCGAGTAAGAAAATACCCCTATAGCGAAAGTTATAGGGGTTTCTTTTTCCAAGAAATTAAAAACTTTACTTGCTAGCCTAGTTCAAGTATTGCCTTGTAAACACAGTACAAACAACTCTATCATCAAACTATCCTATATGAGTTAGATTATCCATATACTTTTGGAGAACCATTGGTATTGCAATGCGTCCGTTAGCTTCCTGATAGTTTTCAAGAATAGCCACTAAAGTTCGACCTACAGCAAGCCCAGAACCATTGAGTGTGTGCAACAACTCAGACTTTCTACTTCCTTTGCGTAGAAAGCGGGCATTCATTCGTCTAGACTGGAAGTCTCCCATATTAGAGCATGATGAAATTTCTCGATAAGTTTTCTGAGATGGGATCCAAACCTCTAAGTCATAGGTTTTCATAGAAGCAAAACCGAGATCGCCAGTACACAAAACAACTTTCCTGTATGGAAGTTCAAGTAATTGAAGCACTTTTTCAGCATGTTCAGTCAATTCTTCTAGCACTTTTTGCGATTCTTCCGGCTTGGTGACTTGAACCAACTCTACTTTGTCAAATTGATGCATTCGGATCAATCCACGTGTATCACGGCCATATGATCCTGCTTCAGAACGAAAACAAGGTGTATGTGCGGTCATTTTTATGGGTAGGCACTCCTCATCCACAACCAAATCTCGAACCATATTGGTCAATGGGACTTCGGATGTTGGAATCAGTGAAAGGCCTCGTTCTTCTCCATCATCACGCTTTTTTCCTAGAGGCTCTGTGTGAAATAATTCGCCTCTAAACTTGGGTAATTGCCCTGTGCCAATTAAGCTTGTTGAATTGACTAAATAAGGGACATACATTTCTGTATATTTATGCTCTTTAGTATGTAGGTCCAACATAAAGTGCGCTATAGCGCGATGAAGTCGAGCGAATTGACCTTTTATGACAATGAAACGGGAGCCACTTATTTTTGTCGCACTCACAAAATCTAACCCATCTCCCATTTCACCTAATTCAACATGGTCTCTCAAATCAAATGAATAATTCTTAGGCTCTCCCCAATGTGAAATCACTACGTTTTCAGTTTCATCTTTTCCCTGCGGAACTGAGTCATCTGGTAGGTTGGGGACAGTTAAACAAATAGCTTCGAATTGCTCTTTTATTTCTGATAGCGATTTCAGCTTATTCTCAAGTTTATTACTATAGCTGCTCACTTGCCTTTTGATCTCTTCGACTCCCTCTTGGTCTCCATTTTGAATTCTCTCCCCAATTATCTTAGATATTTTGTTGCGCTTAGATTGTAGTGTCTCTACTTCTACTTGAAGTAGCTTGCGCGCTTCTTCTAAGTCCTTGATTTCCTCTGCATTTAAAGTGTAACCACGCTTTAACAATTGCGAACATGTTTCATTAAGTTCACTTCTTAATAGCTTAACATCAATCATTTCAACACCTAGCTCACGTTATTTAATATTATTTTAAAAAGTTTTTTTAATTACCCATGCAATATGTTTAATGAAATGTTAATATATACACACAAAATTAACCATGTTGATAAATAATTAACCATAAATAGATGATTAGTTGATTAATTTATAAATTAAAGAATCAAACCAACACTTTTAACAGTATACTTTTTCATATTTAATATTAAGAAATATATGTGGGATTTATATAATATGTGATACAAACAATATTTAGTAAATTTATAGTTTGAATAAGTTTATTCTAATTGATATAAATCCACACATAGAGGAGGGGTGCCTGAGAGGTCTAAAGGGAACACCTTAAATCAAGGTGTTGAACATTTTATACTAATGTTCCGTCGGTTCGAATCCTACTCCCTCCGCCATCTTTTAGAGATATTAAAAAATAGAGAGCTACCATGTCAAAAGTATCATCTCAATTCAAGCGGTGCCACTTCAGCAATGAATTCTCAGAAATAAAAACAAAAATACATCCAGAGTATATTTTCTCTTGTTTAAAAGGAATTAATGATGGGTGTAACCCATTTATTATTTATAGAACTATAAATGGAGGCATAGAAGAAATACATCATTCTGACTCATTTGATGACTCTAGCTTAAATAAACTTGTTGAGCTAATTTTAAGTGAATCTGTAATAACAGATAAACTGCTGGTCGCGGGCGCTCACACAGTAGTCGACTTAAGTAACCGGTTGGATATTGGAGAAGAACCTATAGTATCCCTTGAGTTTAGCTTAAAATTGATTGAGGCATTGAGGTCAAAAGCCAATATTAATGCAGACTTTATGATTCCACTTAATGACTTTTTCATGGAGCATGATCCAACTACAACATCGGGCAGTGCAGACAATAGATATAGGCAAGAAGCTGTTGTGGATTATATCTTACCCACAAAAGCAGAAGATCTAGTCATCAAACACTTGAAAGAAACAGGTGTAGAAATCAAACCATTCTACTGTAGTGAAAAGGGAATGGCTGATAGGTTTAATAGATATATCAAAAATAAAAAGAAAAACTCAGAACTATTTACATGCTCTGATAATGGTTCGAACTGGTACATGAACGTACACGGACAAAAGATAGCAGTAACAGAGAACTACAAACCAAATTGTGTAGCTGGAAATGCAGCAACTGAGAGGGCTACCCGATACAATATTACCCCAAATAAACAATTTGACCATTACACTTCTCGCATAGGGATTTATCCTAGGTGCTCTATGAGAAATGTGTTGAACGGATATCTAGTAGCGTGTCAAGCATATGATAACTTTGATATGCCTGGTTACTTTGTATTTTTTGGTGGCTCCTGCGCTTGAAAATAAGCACCGACTGTTAGCCAGATAGATTATTAAAAGTTTGTCTGGTTAATTGAAATTTTATATATTCTAAATTTCAACTCTGCATCCTGTAGGTATCTGTTCAATTCTATTTCCTAAAATCCCTCTTAAGATTTTATATGCTTTACTTCCTGTGCAATGCCCTGTGTATAAAGCACCTATTGGATAATTTAGTAATTCATTTGCTAGAAAAGTAACCTCCTCCCTACTGCCTATTGTCCAACTAAAAAGTGGTAGGCCTACTAAATGAAACCCACCTATTATGGCTTTAATTCGTGTGTTTGGAAACAAGTTCACTGTTGTATGGACCATGTTTAATACACCAGAGTGCGCACATCCAGTAAAAATAACCAATCCATCTTCCTCCCTAATTACCATCATTAATTCATGATCGAAGGAGTCTTTATTAATATGGTTGTCCGCTTTAGAATATATGTACTTATTTCCTTCTGGTCTTTTGTATTTGTTTGAAATTTCATTAACTATAAATATATTACTATATATTTCAACAACACCTGAAGTATATCTAAACCGCCTGCTTTTGCTATGTAACAACAGAGATCTACTACTTATGTTTTTTGTTAGCTTAGAAAGCCTAAATAAGTAATCCTTACTATTGCAATCTCGAAGAAAAACCTTTGATTTTTTGTTCTTTTCAAGAAAATGACCTATTCCACTGCAGTGGTCATGATGTCGATGAGAGACTACTGCAGCATCCACATCTTCCATTTTTATATCAAGTACATTAGCATTATGAAGAAATTTATTACTTGCACCAAGATCAAAGAGTATATTTTTCCCCATTGCACTAATATGCAGGGACAAACCACTCTCTGTAACAAGTTTCGGACAATTAGATATTTTCTTGTTATCTATAAGAACAGTAACGATCATAATTACTACTAATTAATATATCCTGATGATAACACTATGCCACTAACAACTATAGCGAAGAAATTTGTGACATTAACCTTTTTATTTTTTAACATCACAATAGCTGGGAAAAGCATACCGATGATGATAACCGAGGGACCACTGATAGTTTTGATAAGATCCATAACATTTGGATTCACTATGCCGAACAGAGCTAGGCCGAAACAAACAACTAACATCATTTTCTTATCGGTTTTTTCGTTACTCACATAGAACTGATTGAGCCCATCCTTAACCCCTATAATAGTCCCAATCAATGCACCAAACGAGGCAATTACAACAACTGCCAGTCCTGCGATATTGACAGCGTTACTATTTGAGAATTGTGAAACTAAAGTAATTGCATTCGTGTTTTTCGGTGTGTTGACTAGCATCGAATCAGTAAGGGACATAGATACGGAGAAGGAAAAAAACATCACCGTAATGGCGATAATGCTACAGCTAGTGAATATAGTAGCAGATGAACTTTTTTTTGCTTCTTCTCCATCATTACTACTGCTATCCAACACACTTTCAACAAACTTGGAAACACATGGTGAAAAGTTCATAGCAAATATGATTACTGGAATATAGCTAATCATATCCTTTATTTTGATTTCGGAATGACTTGATAGAACAGATACGTCCCACTTGGGGATCAACAACAAAGAAAGTGAGAACAACACTATGGCTAGCGGCACAGATATATATTTGGTAATCAGTAAGATCCTAGCGTGCCCATGTGCCGATAGAAGATACAATAGTGCACCTAATACCAATGAGAATACTGGCCTAGCTAACTCACTGTATTGTGGCGAAATACTCTGAGAAACGGCGGATATTAAGGCGACAAAATTTATTATGCAAATCGTAATACTGGAAATAAATAGTAGAAGTGAATATGCGTACGATGCTTTCTTTCCTGATATTGATTGTATTGTCTGAACTGATCCACCGCCATTCCCCCCAGAAATGATTAGGTTTGATAACGTCTTATGGTTTAGATAGGCAAGGGGGATGCATATAATAGCTAGTGTAATAAAAGGAAAGAGACCTATAGCTTTTGGGCCGATCTCTTGAGGCACAAATAAAATGCCGATCCCCATTGCAGTTGCAAACTGAGTGGTCACCCACTTAAAGTTTACGTAGTTGTAATATCCCCATTTACTTGTAGCAGATAAACTCATCTAGACCTCTCTAGAATGCCAAAACATAAAAGTTGATAAATCTATAAATAGTTAATATATCAGCACTAATAACCAAAAATACACCCAGAAACTAGTTATATAAACCATCATTATTTATATATATGAAATATGTGACGCGACTACCACTTTAGTATTATATAGCTTGAGGATATGAGTTTGGGTTGGTATAAATTATTTCATCGCGGAGGGGTGCCTGAGTGGTCTAAAGGGGATACCTTCTAAGCAAGGTATTGAACACTAATATTCAGTGTTCCGTCGGTTCGAATCCTGCTCCCTCCGCCACCTTTCTCAGTGGTTATTTCCCTATATCTTCAACATTGTTAGTTCCAACTCAGCCGAAAATTAACGCTCATATATTTTAAATATTTATTATATTTCCTCTTGCATATGACTAATCTATATGCATATGATGTATAGAGTTTTAGCCGTTTGTCCTATTTGGACAGACACTAAACGCTTGTTCTGCTCAAGTTAAACCGGACACTTTTCTTAAGGAATTTTCATAATTGATCGGTGACATACCATTATTTGCAGTATGAAGCCGGTCTAAGTTGTAATATCGCATATAGGCTGCGACATCATTCTTCATATGCTCTCTTGTTGGTTGTGGTACTTTCAGCAGCCAGTCATGCTTTAAACTGCCGAAGAACCTTTCTACTACGGCATTGTCCCAACACGCTCCAACATCACCCATGCTAGCTCGGATCCCATAGTTAGCCAGTAAATTGCGATATCGCTTACTTGTATACTGTGACCCCCTGTCTGAGTGAAACACCAAACCTTTACGTGGTTGGCGTAGGTTATAGGCTTTCATCATCGCTTTGCTTACCAAATCAGTGGTCATGCGTTTATCAACGTGCCATCCCACAATACGTCGTGAGTATAAGTCCATTACGATAGCCAGATACATCCAACCTTCACCAGTCTTTAGATACGTCACATCTCCCGCCCAGATTTGGTTGGGTCCAACAGGATTAAAGTTCTGATTAAGCAGGTTACTTGCTACTGCATCGCTGTGCTTACGTTTGGTCGTGACTTTGTAAGCGATGCGCTGAGTCACCACTAAACCAAGCTTGGCCATCAGCTTTTGCGTGCCATAGTCGCTAATTGTAAAGCCCTCATTGCGCAGTCGTTTCTTAGCTCTCGATAACCAAGGCTGTTCCTACTTCGCTTGAATATTTCCTTTGCTCTGCGATACAACCGTAACTGCTCAGCCGTGATAATGTCAGCCGGTTTGTTAAGCCAAGCGTAATAAGCTGAACGACTGATATTTAGACGCTTACAAAGCTGGGTAACCGGGTAAATTGAAGCGAGCTGTTTAACGGTTTCAAACGCTATTTGGTTTCCTTGAGCAGCAGGGCGCTGGCCTTGTTTAATATATCTTTTTCCATCCTCAGCTCTTTGTTTTCCTTACGTAGTCTAATCAGCTCTGCGCGTTCATCGGCAGATAGAGCCTCACCGGATTGCTCTGCTTCGAACTTTACTTTCCAGTTGTAAAGCAGCTTATCTGTAATACCTAGAGAAGCCGCGGCCTTAGGCACGCTATACCCTTGCTCCGTCACCAATGCTACAGCCTCGTGCTTGAATTCATTGGTATAAGTTCTGTTTTTTCTTCTTGTCATATACACCTCGATATCAGGATTATATTCCTTTATTGAAGTGTC encodes the following:
- a CDS encoding DNA/RNA non-specific endonuclease; protein product: MKIKILGLVAISGLAFSTVSQAENCLLDCPVSTQNGKTITRSIYTLQNNAQTKFADWIAYHITPDTISGPSRSRYWKTDPDLDAANTLEPDDYKDAYATIHTDRGHQVPLASFSNTDDWAMTNYLSNITPQSSNLNQGPWAKLENAVRSFVATGHDVYVVTGPLYENYFATLPATDKEHTIPSGYFKVVAENREDRVYASAFIMYQDAERSYNYCLSEVTVDEVESRSGISFMPLLPSNDNFEVKGSVGGLSSELGCN
- the serS gene encoding serine--tRNA ligase, which codes for MIDVKLLRSELNETCSQLLKRGYTLNAEEIKDLEEARKLLQVEVETLQSKRNKISKIIGERIQNGDQEGVEEIKRQVSSYSNKLENKLKSLSEIKEQFEAICLTVPNLPDDSVPQGKDETENVVISHWGEPKNYSFDLRDHVELGEMGDGLDFVSATKISGSRFIVIKGQFARLHRAIAHFMLDLHTKEHKYTEMYVPYLVNSTSLIGTGQLPKFRGELFHTEPLGKKRDDGEERGLSLIPTSEVPLTNMVRDLVVDEECLPIKMTAHTPCFRSEAGSYGRDTRGLIRMHQFDKVELVQVTKPEESQKVLEELTEHAEKVLQLLELPYRKVVLCTGDLGFASMKTYDLEVWIPSQKTYREISSCSNMGDFQSRRMNARFLRKGSRKSELLHTLNGSGLAVGRTLVAILENYQEANGRIAIPMVLQKYMDNLTHIG
- a CDS encoding MBL fold metallo-hydrolase, whose product is MIVTVLIDNKKISNCPKLVTESGLSLHISAMGKNILFDLGASNKFLHNANVLDIKMEDVDAAVVSHRHHDHCSGIGHFLEKNKKSKVFLRDCNSKDYLFRLSKLTKNISSRSLLLHSKSRRFRYTSGVVEIYSNIFIVNEISNKYKRPEGNKYIYSKADNHINKDSFDHELMMVIREEDGLVIFTGCAHSGVLNMVHTTVNLFPNTRIKAIIGGFHLVGLPLFSWTIGSREEVTFLANELLNYPIGALYTGHCTGSKAYKILRGILGNRIEQIPTGCRVEI